A single window of Cydia splendana chromosome 13, ilCydSple1.2, whole genome shotgun sequence DNA harbors:
- the LOC134796052 gene encoding uncharacterized protein LOC134796052, which translates to MWKPLFFVLASSWLVSCVPPPHPAVIQARREEEFLPQYLRSRALYNPHLREVLPLTSLLHSGEQLVYERESDKVPRSKIYNLLTHSGLVPRQFHPHRQFQSHQFRPVPQFHALQFHSPVFHDPPFFPNPDVLQRL; encoded by the exons ATGTGGAAGCCATTATTTTTCGTACTGGCAAGCTCATGGCTAGTGAGCTGCGTGCCTCCCCCACACCCTGCCGTGATCCAAGCCAGGCGGGAAGAAGAGTTCCTACCACAGTACCTTCGGAGCAGAGCCCTCTACAACCCTCACCTCAGAGAAGTCCTGCCGCTGACAAGTTTGCTCCACAGTGGAGAACAGTTG GTGTACGAAAGAGAATCAGACAAAGTGCCTCGCAGCAAGATATACAACCTTCTGACTCACTCCGGGCTGGTACCGCGTCAGTTCCACCCGCATCGTCAGTTCCAATCCCATCAATTCCGGCCAGTGCCGCAGTTCCACGCGCTACAGTTCCACAGCCCGGTGTTCCACGACCCGCCCTTCTTCCCCAACCCCGATGTACTACAACGCTTGTAG